One stretch of Tepiditoga spiralis DNA includes these proteins:
- a CDS encoding ATPase — protein sequence MRSIIIKGDVSFNANSQLLNSNIFKLLIGEIIEDSEKKKNSLMPFFDLFLVDTDVVDTLKKYDINAIIQLLLILTKNKIEEVDGSPYYCFPKLGNKKDLLVKFVENLFNLWRNKHRFIVKEDKFTHNRFERIFKQMVLVKTNSDLKSLVLSMYRQILINISDTRLKILRQLPGGAQVGFIVDTPNVKQKAKINAEWLYKMEHVWSFVFEPPVIFYTKSNKRRGLFKLKEKGILDKIKLNPQNWFVFPIHVCKKLIHVVVNKEYLALAAGLGNLFELASFEIVNNVKPDGIYILGMDKNFFEEDDDYNGVIYHEKDGTYVGIVGDDPSIDYFGYMKKVILTIHNLIVIDENRLPIHGALAEIKLRNGKKANVMIMGDSGAGKSETLDALNRLHKNVSEVNILIDDMGSLDILKTGEIVAYGTETGAFVRLDDLQPGYAYSAMDRSIFMNPNEINARIIVPYSNYSEIIKPTKIDYFFYANNYEKVKENEKAIEFFDSSESAYEIFSKGARMAKGTTSEKGLTYSYFANPFGAIQKKQQHDKTAKIYLKSMISSGVKVGQIKTQLGIAGFEKDGPYNAAQELLNLINN from the coding sequence ATGCGAAGTATTATTATTAAAGGTGACGTTTCATTTAATGCCAATTCACAACTTTTAAATTCAAATATTTTCAAATTATTAATTGGGGAAATAATTGAAGATTCAGAAAAGAAAAAGAATTCTCTTATGCCATTTTTTGATCTTTTTTTAGTTGATACGGATGTTGTAGATACATTAAAGAAATATGATATAAATGCAATTATACAGCTTCTCTTAATATTGACTAAAAATAAAATTGAAGAAGTAGATGGCTCACCATATTATTGTTTTCCAAAATTGGGAAATAAAAAAGACTTACTCGTAAAATTTGTTGAAAATTTATTTAATTTGTGGAGAAATAAACATAGGTTTATAGTTAAGGAAGATAAGTTTACTCATAATAGATTTGAAAGAATATTCAAACAAATGGTTTTAGTAAAAACAAATTCAGATTTAAAAAGTTTGGTTTTGAGTATGTATAGACAAATTTTAATAAATATTTCAGATACTAGATTAAAAATTCTTAGACAACTTCCAGGCGGAGCACAAGTTGGATTTATTGTTGATACACCAAATGTAAAACAAAAAGCTAAAATAAATGCAGAATGGTTGTATAAAATGGAACATGTGTGGAGCTTTGTTTTTGAACCACCAGTAATTTTTTATACTAAATCTAATAAAAGAAGAGGTTTGTTTAAATTAAAAGAAAAAGGAATTTTAGATAAAATAAAATTAAATCCTCAAAATTGGTTTGTATTCCCAATACATGTTTGTAAAAAATTAATTCATGTAGTAGTTAATAAAGAATATTTAGCTTTGGCAGCTGGATTAGGAAACTTGTTTGAATTGGCAAGTTTTGAAATAGTAAACAATGTAAAACCAGATGGTATTTATATTTTAGGAATGGATAAAAATTTTTTTGAAGAAGATGATGATTATAATGGAGTAATATATCATGAAAAAGATGGAACTTATGTTGGAATAGTTGGAGATGATCCTTCAATAGATTATTTTGGATATATGAAAAAAGTTATTTTAACAATACATAATCTAATAGTTATAGATGAAAATAGATTACCTATACATGGAGCACTTGCTGAAATAAAACTTAGAAATGGTAAAAAAGCTAATGTAATGATTATGGGGGATTCTGGAGCGGGAAAATCAGAAACTTTAGATGCTTTAAATAGGCTACATAAAAATGTTTCAGAAGTAAATATTTTAATTGATGATATGGGATCATTAGATATATTAAAAACTGGAGAAATAGTTGCATATGGAACTGAAACAGGAGCATTTGTTAGATTGGATGATTTACAACCTGGATATGCTTATTCTGCAATGGATAGAAGTATATTTATGAATCCTAATGAGATAAATGCAAGAATAATAGTTCCTTATTCTAATTATTCAGAGATAATAAAACCTACAAAGATAGATTATTTCTTTTATGCAAATAATTATGAAAAAGTTAAGGAAAATGAAAAAGCAATAGAATTTTTTGACTCATCTGAAAGTGCATACGAAATTTTTTCAAAAGGAGCAAGAATGGCAAAAGGTACAACTTCAGAAAAAGGATTAACTTATAGTTATTTTGCAAATCCTTTTGGTGCAATACAAAAAAAGCAACAACATGATAAAACTGCAAAAATTTATTTAAAAAGTAT
- the xseA gene encoding exodeoxyribonuclease VII large subunit, with translation MFFQEKILEFKTLSELLDYLTNFYKRSEIYNTSVIITGDITSAKKSKNGDLYLEISQRDKNTNYSLTVFFSKLMIPYLLKRLNLNNERELLNKKWKIEGTLQLWKYNAKFVLNGSSIIPFGNSEIDKKKKEILLKLKKENLINKNQNSLLDLEPIKKIAIITSPTAAGYGDFKKNIQYAKNIPIIHLYSSSMQGAKTVPNILKALSKIKKSKINYDVVVITRGGGSKSDLIYFDNFNLGKEIALFKIPILSAIGHEQDTTIPDYTSWKRYSTPTEVSRDIVNQINYFNDILLNLEKNLKVSFNFFFNIFEQNTVKNFKSNSNYLFKEIINYNKKINNISTFIKLNLERSTKEIVLPKVNFLKNFFHKDIEKEIKNLNKIFIKNDKYFSTNILMVENKFTKVFSKLTENSPFSAFLSGGAVVKKSKKIIKSIDELEVNDEVDILFKDGNAKAKIKQKEV, from the coding sequence TTGTTCTTTCAGGAAAAAATTCTTGAATTTAAGACATTATCTGAATTATTAGATTATTTAACTAATTTTTATAAAAGATCAGAAATTTATAATACTTCTGTTATTATAACAGGAGATATTACTTCTGCAAAAAAGAGTAAAAATGGAGATTTATATTTAGAAATCTCTCAAAGAGATAAAAATACTAATTATTCATTGACTGTATTTTTTTCAAAATTAATGATACCTTATTTGCTAAAAAGGTTAAATTTAAATAATGAAAGAGAGTTATTAAATAAAAAATGGAAAATAGAAGGAACACTTCAATTATGGAAGTATAATGCTAAATTTGTTTTAAATGGGTCTTCAATTATTCCATTTGGAAACTCTGAAATAGATAAAAAGAAAAAAGAAATTTTGTTAAAATTAAAAAAAGAAAATTTAATTAATAAAAATCAAAATAGTTTATTAGATCTTGAACCGATAAAAAAAATAGCTATTATAACTTCCCCAACAGCTGCTGGATATGGAGATTTTAAAAAAAATATTCAATACGCTAAAAATATTCCTATTATACATTTATATTCTTCGAGCATGCAAGGAGCTAAAACTGTTCCTAATATCTTAAAAGCGCTTTCAAAAATTAAAAAATCAAAAATTAATTATGATGTAGTAGTAATAACACGTGGCGGTGGATCAAAAAGTGATTTGATATACTTTGATAATTTTAATTTAGGCAAAGAAATTGCTTTATTTAAAATACCAATTTTAAGTGCAATTGGTCACGAACAGGATACAACTATTCCTGATTATACTTCTTGGAAAAGATATTCAACTCCAACTGAAGTTTCAAGAGATATTGTAAATCAAATAAATTATTTTAATGATATTTTATTGAATTTAGAAAAAAACCTAAAAGTATCCTTTAATTTCTTTTTTAATATATTTGAGCAAAATACAGTAAAAAATTTTAAATCGAATTCCAATTATTTATTTAAAGAAATAATAAACTATAATAAAAAAATAAATAACATTTCTACTTTTATAAAATTAAATTTAGAAAGATCTACTAAAGAAATAGTTTTGCCTAAAGTAAACTTTTTAAAAAATTTTTTTCATAAAGATATTGAAAAAGAAATAAAAAATTTGAATAAAATATTTATTAAAAATGATAAATATTTTTCTACCAATATTTTAATGGTTGAGAATAAATTTACAAAAGTGTTTTCTAAATTAACAGAAAATAGTCCTTTTTCTGCATTTTTAAGTGGAGGAGCTGTTGTGAAAAAAAGTAAAAAAATAATAAAAAGTATAGATGAACTTGAGGTTAATGATGAAGTTGATATTTTATTTAAAGATGGTAATGCTAAAGCAAAAATTAAACAAAAAGAGGTGTAA
- the rsmI gene encoding 16S rRNA (cytidine(1402)-2'-O)-methyltransferase — translation MSKLYLIGTPIGNMEDMSPRAIRILKESDVIFTEDKRVTLKLINKLEIGQKELFTFNQTNAERVLEKAFELIVKNNVCSLVSDAGMPVISDPGSHLVKKCRENNVKIDVVPGPSAPLTALAASGFPGSKFLFHGFIPRDKNRRRLFRDIVDLPYLHIFFDSPNRILKTLKDIKNIMGNREIFLAREMTKIHQEFFKGTVDEAISFFESKDSIKGEFTVVLSGKNS, via the coding sequence ATGTCTAAATTATATTTAATAGGAACACCCATTGGAAACATGGAAGATATGAGTCCTAGAGCAATAAGAATTTTAAAAGAATCAGATGTAATATTTACAGAAGATAAAAGGGTCACTTTAAAATTAATAAATAAATTAGAAATAGGACAAAAAGAATTATTTACGTTTAATCAAACAAATGCAGAAAGAGTTTTAGAAAAAGCATTTGAATTGATTGTAAAAAATAATGTGTGTTCTTTGGTTTCAGATGCTGGAATGCCTGTAATATCCGATCCGGGATCTCATTTAGTTAAAAAATGTAGAGAAAATAATGTGAAAATAGATGTTGTCCCAGGTCCAAGTGCACCTCTTACAGCATTAGCAGCCAGTGGATTTCCCGGTTCTAAATTTTTGTTTCATGGGTTTATTCCAAGAGATAAGAATAGAAGAAGGTTATTTAGAGATATAGTAGATTTACCATATTTACATATATTTTTTGATTCCCCAAATAGAATTTTAAAAACGTTAAAGGATATAAAAAATATAATGGGAAACAGAGAAATTTTTCTTGCAAGAGAAATGACAAAAATTCATCAAGAGTTTTTTAAAGGAACTGTAGATGAAGCTATTTCTTTTTTTGAAAGTAAAGATAGTATAAAGGGGGAGTTTACTGTTGTTCTTTCAGGAAAAAATTCTTGA
- a CDS encoding chemotaxis protein CheW — MSTEIKIVTFNLGNEKFALDIMKIDTVAEYEDVTVIPHVADYVEGVINFRKEFVLPLINMRKKFKLPDFEDKSKCKILIIKQEDRKIGIMIDDVKEVKNISSDSIEETPAVGGMNNIRFISGIARLDNEMLIILDMDKLLTAEEKMELDSLVKKI; from the coding sequence ATGTCAACAGAAATAAAAATAGTAACCTTTAATCTTGGAAATGAAAAGTTTGCTCTTGACATTATGAAAATTGATACTGTAGCCGAATACGAGGATGTTACAGTCATTCCACATGTTGCAGACTATGTTGAAGGTGTAATAAACTTTAGAAAAGAATTTGTTTTACCTTTAATAAATATGAGGAAAAAATTTAAACTCCCTGATTTTGAAGATAAATCTAAATGTAAAATTTTAATAATTAAACAAGAGGATAGAAAAATTGGTATAATGATAGACGATGTTAAAGAAGTAAAAAACATAAGCTCCGATTCTATTGAAGAAACGCCTGCCGTTGGTGGAATGAATAATATTAGATTTATAAGTGGTATAGCTCGTTTAGATAATGAAATGTTAATTATCCTTGATATGGATAAACTTTTAACAGCTGAAGAAAAAATGGAATTAGACTCTTTAGTAAAAAAAATATAG